ATCATCGTGGTCGACCAATCTGGGTCCATGCTCGAAAACGTCATCCATGCTGCGGTGAGCGCCTCAATCTTTCATAAGCTCAATCAGCTCAAATCAAACCTCGTCGCGTTTGATACGCAGGTTGTTGATCTCAGCGAATCGGTCTCAGATCCGGTAGAAACCTTGCTCAATGTGCAGCTTGGCGGCGGAACGGATATCGCGAACGCTCTGGAATATGCGTCAAAGCTCGTCGACGACCCCAATCGAACGATCGTAGTTCTAATTACGGACTTCTTTGAGGGTGGTCCCGTGGAACACCTCTTCGCAATGGCGAAGGGGCTCGTCGAGCAAGGAACACACGTGCTGGGTCTTGCGGCCCTTGATGGTCAGGCAGAGCCTCATTTTGACCGAGAGATCGCCCAAAGACTCGCAAATCTCGGAGTTCATATCGGCGCCATGACACCTGGCGAACTCGCCCAATGGGTCGCGGAGAAGATTCGATGATCAAGGACGAACTTCAGCGCCTCGAAGAAAGCGATCTGGTGAACTACTCCAACAGAGGCACGCTAAAGCGCGCCACCAAAGAACTCGCCGAAGGCCTGAGTGTTGAATGTCATGAGTTCGCCTCTGGCATTACCTTTGTCTGGTCGGATGGCGTGACCTGTGAGTTCCCGAGCGACCAGCCGCTCATGGCCGCGTCGTGCACCTGCAAAGCAACGAGAGAGTGCAGACATATCGTGCGGAGCATTCTCCACCTAAAGGCAAGTGCTGAGCCTCTGAGCGAGGCTGAAGGGCCTTGGAACCCCGGTGAGTTGAGTGATGACGTCCTGATCGCTGCTGTAGGTGGCCAGGTCTTCAACCGAGCCCAGGACGCGTTGGTCAACGGTATGGTCGCGGAGCTCTTTCACGGCCAAAGGCCCGAAGCAACTCTGCTCACGCTGGGACGAACCGTACGGTTCTCGCTCCCGGACAAACTCGAATACGCCCAATGCGACTGCTCCACACCACGATGCTTCCACATCCCGCTCGCGGCGATGATGTTTCGTTTCTCGGAGGCGCTCGACTACGCGTTGGTCACAAACGACCGAGAAACACCACTCAGCGCGGAGGAGGCCTCGCCTCTCTTCAACGCGTTGGAAGATCTAGGGCTCAAAGCCACACATGGACTCGGGGCACTGGACTCCGTCGCGCTCGACCGTCTGAGCGCGCGTGCGCAGAGTCTTCGTGGGCTTGGGTTCGTTCGCCACTCCGAGCTTTTGGAGACGTTGCGGGACCTAATCTCAAAGTTTCAGGGCCAAGACGCGCGTTTTGATCCGATGGAGCTCGCGCTCTGCATGGGCGAATTCCAGCTTCGAGTCGACGCTCTCCTCGCCGACAAAATCCCAATTCCTCGAGCCTTTGTGCGAGGGCTACATATCGAGGAAACCTTTGGTCAGCGGAGGCTGATCGGACTTGGATGCCGGGCGCACCTTCGCACCAAAACAATCGTTTTGGAGTCCATCTTGGTGGACCAGGAAAATGGTCAGCTCCAATCCATCTCGCAAACTTTTGATTGGGTGATCGATCCGGAGACCACGCTCTCATTATTCAATCTCGCGAGGCGCAGCTCTTGGGCTGGTCGCACGATCGCGAGCATCAGTTCCGGGCAAATCGTCACTACCCATAGAGGTAGGGTCCATGAACATGCGCTCGGCGTCGATCAGCACCACTTGAGTGTGTATGGCCAAAGTCTCTCGTGGGAGGCGCTGCCGGCGAGGGTGCGGACGTCTAGGGTTAGCCAGATTCGGGCGCGATTGTTAAATAAGGCCCCAGGCCCCTTGGGGCTCAATGCGCTTCAAGAAAACTTTCTCGTGTTGGAGACAGACTCCATCCGCAATCTCGAGTTTGACGCGAGGAATCAGGTCTTGGTCTTCGAGGCGCTAGACACAGAAGGCCAGTGCATCCGGGTGGAACATCCTTATACGTCGCTAGGAGCGGAGAGCTTCGAGCAGACGATGAATGTCTTGGGTCGAAACGCCCAGAGAGTGAGGTTTATTGCGGGACTCATCTCTGCCCGATCTGGTTCACTCTTTCTGCAACCAACCGGCATTGTTTGGGAAACCGAGGAGAACGAGCGTCGACTCTTGATGCCTTGGATCGAAATGCCTCAGGCTCAAGACACTCTTGAATCGAAAGCCAAACCGGATTCGAAGACCAATCAAGTTGAGTCATTGTTGCGTTGGTTGGGGGATGGCATTCTCGCTGGCACCTTGGATCCGAGGACTCAAGCGGAGTTTGCAAAGACGTTGAAAGGCACGGGGCTTGAGACAGCAAGCCGATGGATGGAGAGCGAATTGAGCCTTGAAGATTGGCGAGTGGTGTTCAGGCTTGCTGCAATTCTAACGCTCTATTCTTCCTCTTCGGAGGCGTAAGAGTCTGCGTCATCATCACCCAACATTTTTGTGACGTCAGCCCAGGGATCCTCGGCACGCGTGAGATCTTCTTCAAGGAGTTTCCAGAGCCGCGCGTTCTCTTCCTGAAGAGCCAACACCTTTGCCGCGAGGCCGAGGTAGTCGTCCGCCTCCGCCTGATTCGTTGCGCGATGCCTAAGCTCGCCTTTTTCGTCGTAAATGACGTAAAAGCGCGACATCCGATCGACTGTCCAGCCTTTAGGCTTCGCGGGCGTGGGCCTACGAATCTGGCGTAACTTCTCTTCGAACGCCTCTTTACCCTCCCCTTTGGTACGCAGGCGGTCTCGTGCCTCTTTGCAGAGGCACTTGTACTCCTGTCGGTACTCGATACATCGGGTCCAGGCGATCGTGCTCATCTTGAGCGGACAATCGATCGGGGCGTTTACTCGGTCCGAAATTGTTGTGGACATTGGAGCCTTCCGCAGGGTTTGTGGTGTGAACAAAATAACCCGAGGCTTCAAAACCTTGCAAGGTGGATCATGGAGAACAGGCATCTCCAAATCCATTACCGTCGGAATCTTCCTGCCCGGGATTGGAAACGTTGATGCAGTTATCACATACGTTACCCACGCCGTCTCGGTCGTTGTCGCGTTGATTTCCGTTGGGGTCGTTGGGGCAGTTATCGCAAACATCGCCTACTCCGTCGGAATCCGAGTCTTCTTGACCTGGATTCGCTACTGTAGGGCAGTTGTCCATGACATTGGGAACGTTGTCGCCATCGGAGTCTGAATCACAGGCGTCACCAATCCCATCTCCATCCGAGTCCAAGTTAAGTCCAGAGGCAACGGATGGGCAGAGATCGCACGCGTCTCCAAACGCATCACCATCAAAATTGGCCTGATCCTCGTTTGCAAGGCCCGGGCAGTTATCACATGCATCTCCTACACCGTCAGAATCGGAGTCCGCCTGATCGGGGTTCTCGATGCTTGGGCAATTGTCGCAGGCGTCCCCGAGTCCATCGCCATCCGTATCAGTCTGATTCGTGTTGGCCAGGAATGGACAGGTATCCGTGACATTTGGCGTTCCGTCTCCGTCCATATCGTCGTCGCAGAGATCTCCGATTCCGTCTCCATCGAGGTCAGCCTGGTCTGGATTGGCGACCGAAGGGCAGTTGTCAACGAGGTTTGGCAGGCCGTCACCATCGCGGTCCGAGTCACAGGCGTCACCCTCGCCATTCTGAGTGGTATCGGTCTGGTCCGGATTGGCGTCGTAAGGACAGTTATCCTCGTCATTCGGAACACCGTCACCGTCGATATCATCGTCACAAGCGTCCCCGAGACCGTCTCCATCCGTGTCCAACTGGTCTGGGTTTTGAATTAATGGACAATTGTCGACTGGATTCGACACCCCATCGTTGTCAGAATCAAAATCGCAGGCATCTCCAAATCGATCCCCATCCACATTCTCTTGACCCGGATTCGCCACGAACTTGCAGTTGTCTTGCTCATTGTCGATTCCATCACCATCAACATCTGAATCACACGCATCACCCTGGCCATCGCCGTCGGAATCGAGCTGATTGGGATTGAAATCTTGTGGACAGTTATCTTCCGCATTCGCGATCCCGTCCGTATCAGGATCTTCCGGGTCCACGATACTCATGTCCTCTTCGGTCATGTCGGGAATTTGGATGATGGAACCATCGGGTTCCATGTCCACTTCAGGCATGTCTTCAGGGGTCTCCATATCGGGCTCACCCATGTCTTGAAGGGTCACGTTGTCTTCAACACAACGTCCCGAAACACAGATAAAATTCTGCTCACATTCCACCGATAATCGACACTCGACAGCCGGCTCAGAACACCCTACCGTCACAAAAATGACGGCTAACCATCTGTATTTTCCCACGTTCGCTCTCTCGCTGAGGCTTTTTTAAAGTCTACACCGACGGACAGCCCAAGAACCAATTGTCGGGATCTGAATTCGTATTCGACCCGAATACGGTTTCGGTATCCGATCCTTAGCGATGAAGTCCGTTCGCCTATACAATCAGCGAGGAATCTACTCCCCAAAACACCTACTTTTTGAGACTTTTGATGCGAGTTTTCTTACTTATCGCTGCACTTCTGGTCGCCTGCGGGGACGAGACCCCCGCGCCTCCTATCGATCTGAACAACATCCCGGATATGAACGAGCCAGATCAAAACACCGAGGACATGGACACTCCGGATACTCCGCAGCCAGATATGGCGGTGAATCCAGACGAAGGGTGTTCGTCGATTCGTGATATCGGTGTGATCTCAGAAGATGGCTTCTTGGAGCGAAGGCTCGAAGAACCAAAGACCGGCCACACTACCTCGTGCCAAACCGAAGACGCATCATCAGGGTCCACGCTCTATAAATTTGAAGTGGAAGTTCCGATGAAGCTCACCATCACAGCCGATGCGCTACCCCGGATGGTTGGAGAAATCGTGATCCCTCCGGCGCCAAGCCTTGAGCTTCGCGAAGGTTCGTGCAGCCCAGAGGCAAACGAAGACGCACTATGTACTTCCGAGCGAAGAAGCGTCTGGGACCTCGTCCCAGGCACCCCCTACTACCTTGCCATCAACGGCGAAATCGAGTCGAACGGCGTGCGTCTGGCACTCGAAACCAGCGAATTGATCTGTTCCGAAGCCGATAACGTGTGTGTGGAAGGTGCGCTTCAAAATTGCGTGAGCGGCCAACGGCTCGACACCTACGCTTGCGCAGACGGGTGCGCTGGGACTGAATGCGCCGGAAACACGTGCGCAAGCGAATTGAGTGTTGCCGGATCTGGTACCCACCGAATCACAGGAGCTACCCGCGCCTACGCGGACTCCTGGAATGCGGTCGGCCACCCAACATGCGCATTTGAAGTTGGTGAACCGCCTGAAAACACTCAATACGCTGACTTTGTGGTCAAGCTCGAAGACGTAGCCGCAGGCACCGAAATCCTGGTTTCCTCAGAGAACGACCAGTCGAGCGGAAACTACGGTTACTTCTTCTCCACCTCGTGCGAGGCGGACACGTGTGAGTTCGCTGGTTT
This Microvenator marinus DNA region includes the following protein-coding sequences:
- a CDS encoding thrombospondin type 3 repeat-containing protein gives rise to the protein MGKYRWLAVIFVTVGCSEPAVECRLSVECEQNFICVSGRCVEDNVTLQDMGEPDMETPEDMPEVDMEPDGSIIQIPDMTEEDMSIVDPEDPDTDGIANAEDNCPQDFNPNQLDSDGDGQGDACDSDVDGDGIDNEQDNCKFVANPGQENVDGDRFGDACDFDSDNDGVSNPVDNCPLIQNPDQLDTDGDGLGDACDDDIDGDGVPNDEDNCPYDANPDQTDTTQNGEGDACDSDRDGDGLPNLVDNCPSVANPDQADLDGDGIGDLCDDDMDGDGTPNVTDTCPFLANTNQTDTDGDGLGDACDNCPSIENPDQADSDSDGVGDACDNCPGLANEDQANFDGDAFGDACDLCPSVASGLNLDSDGDGIGDACDSDSDGDNVPNVMDNCPTVANPGQEDSDSDGVGDVCDNCPNDPNGNQRDNDRDGVGNVCDNCINVSNPGQEDSDGNGFGDACSP